One stretch of Tepidibacter hydrothermalis DNA includes these proteins:
- a CDS encoding sugar phosphate nucleotidyltransferase encodes MIDIKAVIMAGGKGTRLRPLTCDIPKPMVPILNKPVMEYSIDLLKKHGIKDIAVTMAYMPSIIMDYFEAGDKWNVNLEYFIEDTPLGTGGSVKNAQEFLDDTFIVISGDALTDLDISKAIDYHRQKKSKATIILRREDVPLEYGVVITDESGKVIRFLEKPSWSEVFSDTVNTGIYILEPEILDYFDKDVNFDFSKDLFPKLLEDKIPMYGYITEEYWNDIGDLNSYMETHFNILDRKVCVDINAREIEKGIWIEDGVEIGKNTKLSSPVYIAQNSSIKDNVNINAYSIIGPNCDIGNHSSLKKSILWKNSKIGSSTHCRGSVLCNDVELQSRINTFEKSAIGKGSLLSCGVKVNPNVKIWPDKIIKEDTIISQNVVWGTKVEKNIFGYKDVSGHINTQINPEFSSRLGSAYASTLHKDTSIIISCDCFNASQIIKNSLISGILSTGVGVIDIKNTNLAINRFAIRHYKAKGGVHVSINHLKNDEVHIEFMNETGANIDRATEIKIENLFNRDDFERCNAKDIKDIIEVDNFHYFYIDDNMKNINNLYEIKTIKPKILVSSICSDVMKLAYKVFEKIGCDVTCDHSIKDYEDIDLYLSNMAKNVVENNLDFGVVLSQNGESVLIIDEKGRIIDNEKYNILTTLILLKSKNIKRIVIPHTMPTIIQKLTQKHDVEIIKTKHSHSCFMNAVLRDEEMFTQYLFNFDAVSAVCKIIDFLAENKIRLSHIVDEIPEFYFIKKQIECEWDDKGRVIKNIIMQNDNRNIELFEGVRINTDKGWCLVLPDKEKALFNLYTEGICQEYAEELSIDLSSKIENLLKNKRL; translated from the coding sequence GTGATTGATATTAAAGCAGTTATTATGGCTGGAGGTAAAGGAACTAGGTTAAGACCTCTTACGTGCGATATACCAAAACCTATGGTACCGATACTTAATAAACCGGTTATGGAGTACTCTATTGATCTATTAAAAAAGCATGGCATAAAGGATATAGCTGTAACTATGGCTTATATGCCATCTATTATAATGGATTACTTTGAAGCTGGAGATAAATGGAATGTAAATCTTGAATATTTTATAGAAGATACACCTCTTGGAACAGGAGGGAGTGTTAAAAATGCACAAGAATTTTTAGATGATACATTTATAGTTATAAGTGGTGATGCATTGACTGATCTTGATATAAGTAAAGCTATTGATTATCATAGACAAAAAAAATCAAAAGCAACTATTATTTTAAGAAGAGAGGATGTACCTCTGGAATATGGAGTTGTTATAACAGATGAATCAGGTAAAGTTATAAGATTTTTAGAAAAACCAAGTTGGTCTGAGGTGTTTAGCGATACAGTAAATACTGGTATTTATATTTTGGAACCGGAAATTTTAGATTATTTTGATAAAGATGTAAACTTTGATTTTAGTAAGGATCTATTTCCTAAATTATTAGAAGACAAAATCCCTATGTACGGATATATTACGGAGGAGTATTGGAATGATATAGGGGACTTAAACTCTTATATGGAAACACATTTTAATATATTAGACAGAAAAGTTTGTGTAGATATTAATGCAAGAGAAATAGAAAAAGGAATATGGATAGAAGATGGAGTTGAAATCGGAAAAAATACTAAATTGAGTTCCCCTGTTTATATAGCTCAAAATTCTAGTATTAAAGACAATGTAAATATAAATGCATATTCAATTATTGGACCTAACTGCGATATAGGAAACCATAGTAGTTTAAAAAAGAGCATACTTTGGAAAAATTCTAAAATAGGAAGCAGCACTCATTGTAGAGGGTCGGTTTTATGTAATGATGTAGAATTGCAAAGTAGAATAAATACATTTGAAAAATCTGCAATAGGTAAAGGAAGTCTGTTGTCGTGTGGAGTAAAGGTGAATCCTAATGTCAAGATATGGCCGGATAAGATAATTAAAGAAGATACAATAATAAGTCAAAATGTAGTATGGGGTACTAAAGTAGAAAAAAATATTTTTGGGTACAAAGATGTATCTGGACATATAAATACACAGATAAATCCTGAGTTTTCATCAAGACTTGGTTCTGCATATGCATCTACACTTCATAAAGATACATCCATTATTATTAGCTGTGATTGTTTTAATGCTTCACAAATAATTAAAAATTCATTAATATCAGGAATACTTTCAACTGGAGTTGGGGTTATAGATATTAAAAATACAAATCTTGCAATAAATAGATTTGCAATAAGACATTATAAAGCAAAAGGTGGGGTACATGTTAGTATAAATCATTTGAAAAATGATGAAGTCCATATTGAATTCATGAATGAAACTGGAGCAAATATAGATAGGGCTACAGAAATAAAAATAGAAAATTTATTTAATAGAGATGATTTTGAAAGATGTAACGCAAAAGATATTAAAGATATTATAGAAGTGGATAATTTCCATTACTTTTATATAGATGATAATATGAAAAACATAAATAATTTATATGAGATAAAAACTATTAAACCTAAAATATTAGTAAGTTCTATATGTAGTGATGTTATGAAGTTGGCCTATAAGGTTTTTGAAAAAATAGGTTGTGATGTAACGTGTGATCATTCTATTAAAGATTATGAAGATATTGATTTATATTTAAGTAATATGGCCAAAAATGTAGTTGAGAATAATTTAGATTTTGGAGTTGTATTGAGTCAAAATGGAGAAAGTGTATTAATAATAGATGAAAAAGGAAGAATAATAGACAATGAAAAATACAATATTTTAACAACTCTTATTTTATTAAAATCAAAAAATATCAAAAGAATAGTAATTCCTCATACTATGCCTACGATAATACAAAAACTGACACAAAAACACGATGTTGAAATAATTAAGACAAAACATTCTCACTCTTGTTTTATGAATGCTGTTCTAAGAGATGAAGAGATGTTTACTCAGTATTTATTCAATTTTGATGCCGTTAGTGCCGTTTGTAAAATTATAGATTTTTTAGCTGAAAATAAAATCAGACTTAGTCATATAGTAGATGAGATTCCTGAATTTTATTTTATAAAAAAACAAATTGAGTGTGAGTGGGATGATAAGGGACGAGTTATAAAAAATATAATAATGCAAAATGATAATAGAAATATAGAATTATTTGAAGGTGTGAGAATCAATACTGATAAAGGTTGGTGCTTAGTTTTACCAGATAAAGAAAAAGCTCTATTCAATCTATACACTGAGGGTATTTGTCAAGAGTATGCTGAAGAACTTTCGATAGATTTAAGTTCAAAAATAGAGAATTTACTAAAAAATAAGAGGCTATAA
- a CDS encoding D-alanyl-D-alanine carboxypeptidase family protein yields MKSKMATLIIVFVLFTNVSNAQNYDMDKYIKASILINQESGTVLYEKNADQQMPCASLTKMMTLLVTLDSIKNNKVSKNDIVEISSKAAKTRGSTYRLKTGEKVKLINLMKGIMVVSGNDAAVAISEHVGGDTKTFVSMMNKKAKEIGMNKTSYINPNGLPVYGINGDMKTPKENMSTARDLSLLAKYLIDNYKQDVLAITSIKTHTNYKRGFIGNNTNALLRIMPGVDGLKTGFTGRAGYCLASTMNIKSTNENNKDFRVISVVLGGQSSKKRTSASKELLEYAKNNFNKIRIVKKDTFIGKTYLYGESELEINLKTKEDLWVVKKDKEKIERSIILDKLTYPINIGDKVGKINYYTQDGVNVASIDIVSDSEIKTISMKTKLKLFIDKIVN; encoded by the coding sequence TTGAAATCTAAAATGGCAACATTAATAATTGTATTTGTATTATTTACAAATGTATCAAATGCTCAAAATTATGATATGGATAAATATATAAAGGCTTCTATACTTATAAATCAGGAAAGTGGAACTGTTCTATATGAAAAAAATGCAGATCAGCAGATGCCGTGTGCAAGTTTAACAAAAATGATGACTTTGTTAGTAACTCTAGACAGTATAAAGAATAATAAAGTATCAAAAAATGATATCGTAGAGATCAGTTCTAAAGCGGCTAAAACAAGAGGATCCACTTATAGATTAAAAACAGGAGAAAAGGTTAAGTTGATAAACCTAATGAAAGGGATAATGGTTGTATCTGGAAATGATGCGGCAGTTGCAATATCAGAACATGTAGGAGGAGATACGAAAACATTTGTTTCAATGATGAATAAAAAAGCTAAAGAAATAGGTATGAACAAAACTTCATATATTAATCCGAATGGACTACCTGTTTACGGAATAAATGGAGATATGAAAACTCCTAAAGAAAATATGTCTACAGCTAGAGATTTAAGTTTATTAGCAAAGTATCTAATAGATAATTATAAACAAGATGTTTTAGCTATAACTAGTATAAAAACTCATACAAATTACAAAAGAGGGTTTATAGGAAATAATACTAATGCTTTACTTAGAATAATGCCAGGTGTTGATGGACTAAAAACAGGATTTACTGGAAGGGCTGGGTATTGTTTAGCGTCTACTATGAATATAAAAAGTACAAATGAAAATAATAAGGATTTTAGAGTTATAAGTGTGGTTCTAGGAGGACAAAGTTCTAAAAAAAGAACAAGCGCATCAAAAGAACTTTTAGAATATGCAAAGAATAACTTTAATAAAATTAGAATAGTAAAAAAAGATACATTTATAGGTAAGACGTATTTATACGGAGAAAGTGAATTAGAAATAAATTTAAAAACGAAAGAAGATTTATGGGTTGTAAAAAAAGATAAAGAAAAAATTGAAAGAAGTATTATTTTGGATAAGTTAACATATCCTATAAATATAGGAGATAAAGTTGGAAAAATAAATTATTATACACAAGATGGCGTCAATGTAGCAAGTATAGATATTGTAAGTGATAGTGAAATAAAAACAATATCTATGAAAACAAAATTAAAACTATTTATAGATAAAATTGTAAATTAA
- a CDS encoding ion channel translates to MKCKWELGDCKCYRYTDDVSQYCLFHRKVKSEKEKETITNILNGDIEANKYFWNKKENIYDFRGIIFDQDINMLNIKISNLNKKASFDFSYSLFNKNVYFDDYKFYSNVLFINTRFNQNVSFENCVFIRNCIFDKSEFLSSKSISIFYMSKFLGQKFIFKNISNGVKFDGVRFSSNTKFVLENVDYDKERYTDARNAYRIAKNQSNIIGDYEESGKYYYQERMYNGKMIFPSIKDENKNGSKLKKNKIYKILREKKYHKYILPKIMDLLSKYIVGYGEKPQNVLFFSFILISIFAYLYMIAGLRFNINFDCTMNYHNTIKYSFSQILNLDFKKFMSDYFQAWYFSIVTFTTVGYGDIIPINYHGKILASVEMFLGVTVIATWTSTVVRKMSR, encoded by the coding sequence ATGAAATGCAAGTGGGAGCTTGGAGATTGTAAATGCTATAGATATACAGATGATGTTTCACAATACTGTTTATTTCATAGAAAGGTTAAATCAGAAAAAGAAAAAGAAACTATAACTAATATATTAAATGGAGATATAGAAGCAAATAAGTATTTCTGGAATAAGAAAGAAAATATATACGATTTTAGAGGGATTATATTTGATCAAGATATAAATATGCTAAATATAAAAATAAGTAATCTAAATAAAAAAGCTTCTTTTGATTTTTCTTATTCACTATTTAATAAAAATGTATATTTCGATGATTACAAATTTTACTCAAATGTTTTGTTTATAAATACAAGGTTTAATCAAAATGTTTCTTTTGAAAATTGTGTATTTATAAGAAATTGTATATTTGATAAGAGTGAATTTTTAAGCAGTAAAAGTATATCTATTTTTTATATGTCTAAATTTCTAGGACAAAAGTTTATATTTAAAAATATATCAAACGGAGTGAAATTTGATGGAGTTAGATTTTCTTCTAACACTAAATTTGTACTTGAAAATGTAGACTACGATAAAGAAAGATATACAGATGCTAGAAATGCATATAGAATTGCTAAAAATCAATCTAATATAATAGGCGATTATGAAGAAAGTGGTAAGTATTACTATCAAGAGAGAATGTACAATGGGAAAATGATATTTCCCAGTATAAAAGACGAAAATAAAAATGGATCTAAACTTAAAAAAAATAAAATTTATAAAATTTTGAGAGAAAAGAAATATCACAAATATATATTACCTAAAATAATGGATTTGCTATCTAAATATATAGTGGGATATGGAGAAAAACCACAAAATGTTTTGTTTTTTTCATTTATTTTGATAAGTATATTTGCTTATTTATATATGATAGCTGGACTTAGATTTAATATAAATTTTGATTGTACAATGAATTATCATAATACAATTAAGTACAGTTTTTCACAAATATTAAATTTGGATTTTAAAAAGTTTATGAGCGATTATTTTCAGGCTTGGTACTTCAGTATAGTTACATTTACTACAGTTGGTTATGGCGATATTATACCTATAAATTATCATGGAAAGATATTGGCTTCAGTTGAAATGTTTTTGGGTGTAACTGTTATAGCTACATGGACATCAACTGTTGTCAGAAAAATGTCAAGGTAA